One window of Leucoraja erinacea ecotype New England chromosome 14, Leri_hhj_1, whole genome shotgun sequence genomic DNA carries:
- the LOC129703330 gene encoding zinc finger protein ZIC 1, which translates to MLLDAGPQYPTLGVTTFGSSRHHSTGDVNDREVGLGINPFADGMGAFKISPSTHDLASGQTAFTSQAPGYAAALGHHPGHVSSYSSAAFNSTRDFLFRNRGFGEAAAASAGHSLFASAAAAGSFAGPHGHTDAAGHLLFPGLHEQATTHASPNAHVMNGQMRLGFSGDMYGRADQYSQVTSPRSDHYASTQLHSYGPMNMNMAAHHGAGAFFRYMRQPIKQELICKWIEPEQLTNPKKSCNKTFSTMHELVTHVTVEHVGGPEQSNHICFWEECSREGKPFKAKYKLVNHIRVHTGEKPFPCPFPGCGKVFARSENLKIHKRTHTGEKPFKCEFEGCDRRFANSSDRKKHMHVHTSDKPYLCKMCDKSYTHPSSLRKHMKVHEAASQGSQPSPAASSGYESSTPPTIVSPSTENQTNSSMSPTSSAVHHHTSNHSTLSSNFNEWYV; encoded by the exons ATGCTTCTGGACGCTGGACCTCAATATCCTACTCTAGGAGTGACTACCTTCGGATCATCCCGACATCACTCAACAGGCGATGTCAACGACCGAGAAGTGGGACTGGGGATAAATCCTTTCGCTGACGGGATGGGTGCTTTTAAAATCAGCCCCAGCACTCACGATCTCGCATCGGGTCAAACTGCCTTCACGTCGCAGGCACCAGGCTACGCCGCGGCTCTGGGTCACCACCCCGGCCATGTGAGTTCGTACAGCAGCGCTGCTTTCAACTCGACCCGGGACTTCTTGTTTCGCAATCGGGGCTTTGGGGAAGCGGCGGCGGCAAGTGCCGGTCACAGCCTCTTCGCTTCGGCCGCGGCTGCGGGCAGTTTTGCCGGACCCCATGGACATACCGACGCTGCGGGGCATCTACTCTTCCCGGGGCTTCACGAGCAAGCGACGACCCACGCTTCTCCAAATGCACATGTAATGAACGGGCAAATGCGCTTAGGCTTTTCTGGGGACATGTATGGCAGAGCAGACCAATACAGCCAGGTCACTAGTCCCAGATCGGACCACTACGCCTCGACCCAGCTACACAGTTATGGTCCCATGAACATGAACATGGCGGCCCACCATGGGGCCGGGGCCTTCTTTCGATATATGAGGCAGCCCATAAAGCAAGAACTGATATGTAAATGGATAGAGCCCGAACAGTTGACGAATCCTAAAAAATCATGCAACAAAACTTTTAGCACGATGCACGAACTAGTTACACACGTAACTGTGGAACACGTAGGGGGACCAGAACAGTCGAACCATATCTGCTTCTGGGAAGAGTGTTCAAGAGAGGGAAAGCCTTTCAAAGCCAAATATAAACTTGTAAATCACATCAGAGTCCACACTGGCGAGAAACCTTTTCCCTGTCCATTCCCCGGCTGCGGCAAAGTCTTTGCTCGATCAGAAAATCTCAAGATCCACAAAAGAACTCACACAG GGGAGAAGCCATTCAAATGTGAGTTCGAAGGGTGCGACAGGCGTTTTGCTAACAGCAGCGATCGCAAAAAGCACATGCACGTGCACACTTCTGACAAGCCGTACCTCTGCAAAATGTGTGACAAGTCCTACACTCATCCCAGCTCTCTGCGAAAACACATgaag GTCCACGAAGCAGCCTCTCAAGGGTCACAGCCTTCTCCTGCGGCAAGTTCTGGCTACGAATCCTCAACACCCCCTACCATCGTGTCGCCCTCTACAGAAAACCAGACCAACAGTTCAATGTCCCCGacatcatctgcagttcaccACCACACATCCAACCACAGCACGCTCTCATCGAACTTTAACGAATGGTACGTTTAA